The Nitrospirota bacterium DNA segment CTCGTTTCATTTCACTTCGATCTTTTCAAAAACAGATTCCAATATTTCAATAAATTCCTCCGCGTTTTCCTCGGTTGAATTTAAAGGTGGAGCGAAACGAAGAATGCGTTCAGCGGTGCAATTAATCAATAAACCTGCGTCCAGGCAGCTTAAAACAATCGGGCGCCCTTCAATGAGAAGCTCCATTCCGATTAATAGACCTTTTCCCCTGACCTCTTTAATAAACGAATAACGGGACTGTAATTTCATTAATTTTTCCAGAATAAACGCCCCCAGACGCCGGCAATTCTCCAGAATAAAATGGTCGGCGGTCAGCGTTTCAACCACGACCAATCCCGCGCTGCAGGCCAGAGGATTTCCTCCAAAGGTCGAGCCATGGGAGCCATGGGAGAAAACTTTATTGATAGGGTTTTTCGCGATCATTGCCCCGATCGGGACCCCTCCGCCTAAACCTTTGGCAAGGGTCAAAATGTCCGGAGTTATTCCGGAATATTCATAGGCAAAAAGGGAGCCCGTCCGCCCCAGGCCGGTTTGAATTTCATCAAAAATCAGGAGCAGACCATGGCGGTCTGCCAGTTCACGCAACCCTCTTAAATAACGGGAGGAAGGGACAATAATCCCCCGCTCCCCTTGAATCGGCTCCACCAGAATAGCCGCGGTTTTCGCGGAAATCGCTTTTTCTACCGCATCAAGATCATCATAATTCACATAAACGAAGCCAGGGAGAAGAGGTTCGTACCCGTGATGAAGTTTTTCCTGACCCGAAGCGCTTAACCCTCCGTAGGTCCTTCCGTGAAAAGAACCGTTCATCGTAATAAATTCGTAGCGGTCGGTTTTCCCTTCGGCTTTAAAATACTTTCGGACAAGTTTTAGCGCCGCTTCATTGGCCTCCGTCCCGCTGTTGCAGAAAAAGACCTTTCCCTCAAAGGTCATTTCGACCAGTTTTTTGGCTAAAAAGATCTGAGGCTCGCTATAATAGAGATTAGACGCATGGATCAAACGCTGAGCTTGCTTTTGTAATGCGACTGTAATGGGAGGAAAACAATGACCCAGGCTGTTGACGGCGATCCCGCTGATAAAATCCAGATACTCCTTGCCCTCCGGATCATAAACTTTATTACCTCTCCCTTTCTTGATAACCAGAGGAGAACGGTTGTAGGTTCCCATAATATATTGATTGGAAAGACGGATCAACTCTTCCGATGACATGGCTTTTCTTACCTTTTCCCCTGTGCTTTTAAACTTTAAAAAATTTCAACATACCACTATTGACCCGGGAAAAACAATCCTAAATTTATTATTTAACTTGAAAAAGGTGGAGTTTTGTGTTAATTTCCTAAGGCTTATAAATTTCTCACGCACCTTTTTCTTTATCCGGGTCTCTTTTGAGAAGGATAAAGCAGCCCGGCAGATTAAACGTTTGTTTTTTCAGCGCCCGAGGCGCAAGGATGCGGCGGTCTAACCCTATTTAAGGAGTGTTTACAATGTCTCAACTGGCAATGAAGGATCTTTTAGAAGCGGGCGTCCATTTTGGTCATCAGACCAAGCGGTGGAACCCGAAAATGAAAAAATTTATCTATGGCGAACGAAATCAAATCTATATCATTGATCTGCAGCAAACGGTTAAACTCTTTGATCAGGCCTATCAATTTGTCAAAAATACCGTGGCCAACGGAGAGTCGGTTCTCTTCGTGGGGACGAAGCGGCAGGCCGAGAGTATTATTCAGGAAGAGGCCAAACGCTGTGAAATGTTTTTTGTCAGCCACCGGTGGCTTGGAGGCATGCTGACCAATTTTCAAACCATCAGAAAGAGCATCGACAAATTAAAAAAACTGGAAGCGACAAAGGC contains these protein-coding regions:
- a CDS encoding aspartate aminotransferase family protein translates to MSSEELIRLSNQYIMGTYNRSPLVIKKGRGNKVYDPEGKEYLDFISGIAVNSLGHCFPPITVALQKQAQRLIHASNLYYSEPQIFLAKKLVEMTFEGKVFFCNSGTEANEAALKLVRKYFKAEGKTDRYEFITMNGSFHGRTYGGLSASGQEKLHHGYEPLLPGFVYVNYDDLDAVEKAISAKTAAILVEPIQGERGIIVPSSRYLRGLRELADRHGLLLIFDEIQTGLGRTGSLFAYEYSGITPDILTLAKGLGGGVPIGAMIAKNPINKVFSHGSHGSTFGGNPLACSAGLVVVETLTADHFILENCRRLGAFILEKLMKLQSRYSFIKEVRGKGLLIGMELLIEGRPIVLSCLDAGLLINCTAERILRFAPPLNSTEENAEEFIEILESVFEKIEVK